A single window of Callithrix jacchus isolate 240 chromosome 6, calJac240_pri, whole genome shotgun sequence DNA harbors:
- the LOC128928108 gene encoding uncharacterized protein LOC128928108 isoform X1 — MFGPFLAPWSPALSCVSSFTHLSHLALTIIDGDPGGKLGLGLLSLGQRQSHRCLAHSVLKLGPFPERLAPALSCVSSSAQVVPPEIDRHRVWWQGQPRVPHVHDDAVFHLDLIPWVHGGQACVSWPHLPPSPHGAHLGHVSSTCTPD; from the exons ATGTTCGGGCCCTTCCTGGCACCCTGGTCTCCGGCACTGAGCTGTG TGAGCTCCTTCACCCACCTGAGCCACCTGGCATTGACCATAATAG ATGGTGATCCCGGAGGAAAACTTGGGTTGGGTCTGCTGTCTCTGGGCCAACGTCAGTCACACAGGTGCCTGGCCCACAGTGTGCTGAAGCTCGGGCCCTTCCCGGAGCGCTTGGCTCCTGCACTGAGCTGTG TGAGCTCTTCTGCCCAAGTGGTCCCCCCTGAAATTGACCGGCATAG AGTTTGGTGGCAGGGACAGCCAAGGGTTCCCCATGTCCATGATGATGCAGTATTTCACTTGGATCTCATCCCCTGGGTCCATGGAGGGCAAGCATGCGTGAGCTGGCCTCACCTACCTCCTTCCCCACATGGAGCTCATCTTGGACACGTGTCCTCCACGTGTACCCCAGACTGA
- the LOC128928108 gene encoding uncharacterized protein LOC128928108 isoform X2: MSLGLCPSAMCPAPGALKLRSFLAPWCPALSCVSSSAQVGPLALTGIVSSSAQKGPSALTHIGMRPCLDTRSPVPLDVEPGGRLM; encoded by the exons ATGTCTCTGGGCTTGTGTCCGTCAGCCATGTGCCCAGCCCCTGGTGCACTGAAGCTCAGGTCCTTCTTGGCACCCTGGTGTCCTGCACTGAGCTGTG TGAGCTCTTCTGCCCAGGTGGGCCCCCTGGCATTGACTGGCATAG TGAGCTCTTCAGCTCAGAAGGGCCCCTCGGCCTTGACCCACATAG GCATGAGACCCTGTTTGGACACACGTTCTCCTGTCCCCCTAGATGTTGAGCCTGGAGGAAGACTTATGTGA